One segment of Cyprinus carpio isolate SPL01 chromosome B20, ASM1834038v1, whole genome shotgun sequence DNA contains the following:
- the LOC109064246 gene encoding neuromedin-B receptor-like produces MDHTFSEDTSVYENLTDDWTSDGGETVHFIIRCVIPSVYILIITVGLLGNITLVKIFITTSAMRSVPNIFISSLAVGDLLLLVTCVPVDAFRYFYEEWIFGTVACKMIPVIQLTSVGVSVFTLTALSADRHKAIVNPMDIQTSSAVFWTCLKAITIWIVSVLLAIPEAVFSQVVHMPDKNMTFTACVPYPLSNEMHPKIHSIMIFLVYFLIPLSIISVYYYHIAKTLIKSAHDMPGEISEHSKRQTETRKRLAKIVLVFVGLFALCWLPNHVLYMYRSFNYRQIDSSLSHLIITLVARVLSFSSSCVNPFALYLLSESFRRHFNNQLLCRQRKYQERNTSYLQSTSAIRMTSIRKSTPAVTNGHGQKTGVCI; encoded by the exons ATGGATCACACTTTCTCTGAGGATACCTCAGTTTATGAGAACTTAACAGATGACTGGACATCAGATGGAGGGGAAACGGTCCATTTCATCATTCGATGCGTTATCCCGTCGGTCTACATACTTATCATAACGGTTGGTTTACTGGGCAACATTACTCTTGTGAAAATATTCATCACTACCAGCGCGATGCGAAGTGTACCAAACATTTTCATCTCCAGTCTGGCCGTGGGGGATCTTTTGCTTTTGGTCACTTGTGTACCAGTGGACGCGTTCAGGTATTTCTATGAGGAGTGGATTTTTGGAACGGTGGCTTGTAAAATGATCCCGGTGATCCAGCTCACTTCGGTCGGAGTCTCCGTGTTCACTCTAACGGCACTGAGCGCGGACAG ACACAAAGCTATTGTGAATCCCATGGACATCCAGACCTCCAGCGCTGTGTTCTGGACCTGCTTGAAGGCTATCACTATATGGATTGTCTCAGTGCTGCTGGCTATCCCTGAGGCGGTCTTCTCGCAGGTGGTTCACATGCCAGACAAGAACATGACGTTCACCGCTTGTGTGCCGTATCCACTCTCCAACGAGATGCATCCCAAGATTCACTCCATTATGATATTCCTCGTCTACTTCCTGATCCCTCTGAGCATTATCTCTGTTTACTACTACCACATCGCAAAAACGCTCATCAAGAGTGCTCACGATATGCCAGGTGAGATTAGTGAGCACTCCAAAAGACAG ACTGAAACAAGGAAGCGTCTAGCCAAGATCGTTTTGGTGTTCGTGGGCCTCTTTGCGCTGTGCTGGCTCCCCAACCATGTTCTCTACATGTACCGCTCATTCAACTATCGGCAGATCGACTCTTCGCTGTCACACCTCATCATCACGCTTGTGGCACGCGTGTTGAGTTTCTCAAGCTCCTGCGTGAACCCTTTCGCCCTGTACCTGCTGAGCGAGAGCTTCCGAAGGCACTTCAACAACCAGCTGCTGTGCAGACAGCGCAAATACCAAGAGCGCAACACCAGCTACCTCCAGAGCACCTCTGCTATCCGCATGACCTCCATCAGGAAGAGTACACCTGCTGTCACCAACGGACATGGCCAAAAAACAGGAGTCTGCATTTAG